The following are encoded together in the Geobacter sulfurreducens PCA genome:
- a CDS encoding lipoprotein: MREKILGVLMVLFVLCFAAIIIEETFLGGRKRRRLEKEARRRRQSDGE, translated from the coding sequence ATGAGGGAAAAAATTCTCGGCGTTCTCATGGTGTTGTTCGTGCTCTGTTTCGCGGCGATCATCATTGAAGAAACCTTCCTGGGCGGACGCAAGCGGCGGCGCCTGGAGAAGGAGGCGCGACGTCGCCGTCAGTCGGACGGGGAATGA
- a CDS encoding phosphate-starvation-inducible PsiE family protein, producing MWKEDVIDLKLTKFFEVSARVLLSLLITAILLAILGGIIRTFYDMRLVVSHDFHEAFRTILVDVLTVLAVVEVLRTALAYFSEGRVKVTYIIDTVLVTVLTEIMAFWYRDMSWDKVAMVIALVLALAGVRVVAVRFSPRRIREEL from the coding sequence ATGTGGAAAGAGGATGTCATCGACCTGAAGCTCACGAAATTTTTCGAGGTGTCGGCGCGGGTGCTTCTCAGCCTGCTAATCACGGCCATACTGCTGGCGATCCTGGGAGGGATCATCCGGACCTTTTATGACATGAGGCTGGTGGTTTCCCACGATTTCCACGAGGCGTTCAGGACCATCCTGGTGGATGTCCTGACCGTGCTCGCCGTTGTGGAGGTACTGCGCACCGCCCTGGCCTATTTTTCTGAAGGGCGCGTGAAAGTAACCTACATCATCGATACGGTGCTCGTCACAGTCCTCACCGAGATCATGGCATTCTGGTACCGGGACATGTCCTGGGACAAGGTGGCCATGGTGATCGCGCTGGTTCTGGCCCTCGCGGGCGTCAGGGTCGTGGCGGTGCGCTTTTCACCCCGCCGCATCCGTGAAGAGCTGTAA
- the pnpS gene encoding two-component system histidine kinase PnpS yields the protein MKLTIQWKLMASYLCLLLFIGGAFFVYLNHTLTTHLAHEIQENLKSESRLARMVAGREIRDMRRDAPAVAAAISRETRARVTVILEGGEVVADSDIAPQYLGTLENHANRPEVRQALEQGGGAAVRYSATIKTPMLYVATVLNTTTGERGVLRLSLPLTAVEKAKQSIRTLLGASLVVSLVVALLLSYLLSRLTSRSLRTITTLATQLGRGDYGRRIPVITRDEVGELARVMNEMASQIERNLARISAEKNRLDTILRGMGEGLMVSDAGGTVTLVNPAFLELFGLTQSVEGRQIIEIARFPELHETFRAVVSSRSEHVEEMTLPLGDEKQVLTHWVPLMEEDELRGVVAVFHDISDLKRLEVVRRDFVANVSHELRTPVTVIKGYAEALAGGLVEEDPERAGRFLEIICSHSERLADLIRDLLTLSQLESGGLQLELTQIHLDRAVSHAAGLLEQKAARKEIVIDISALAGAPPVLADPGRLEQVLINLMDNALKYTPPGGTITLSADEADGMVRVSVHDTGIGIPPKDLPRIFERFYRVDAARSRDEGGTGLGLSIVKHIIQLHGGSITVESEHGKGTTFRFTLRKT from the coding sequence GTGAAGCTCACCATCCAGTGGAAGCTGATGGCTTCCTATCTATGTTTGCTCCTCTTTATCGGGGGAGCTTTTTTCGTCTACCTTAACCATACTCTCACCACGCACCTCGCCCACGAGATCCAGGAGAATCTCAAGAGCGAATCGCGGCTGGCGCGGATGGTTGCCGGCCGTGAGATCCGTGATATGCGGCGGGATGCGCCCGCAGTGGCAGCGGCCATTTCGCGCGAGACCCGGGCACGCGTGACGGTGATCCTTGAGGGGGGCGAGGTGGTGGCCGACTCTGACATCGCACCCCAATACCTGGGAACGCTGGAAAACCACGCGAACCGCCCCGAAGTCCGCCAGGCGCTGGAACAGGGAGGGGGCGCCGCGGTCCGCTATTCAGCTACCATCAAGACCCCCATGCTCTACGTGGCGACCGTGCTCAACACCACAACGGGAGAGCGCGGCGTGCTGCGCCTGTCGCTCCCTCTCACCGCGGTAGAAAAGGCAAAACAGAGCATCCGGACCCTGCTGGGGGCATCTCTTGTGGTATCGCTGGTGGTTGCGCTGCTCCTGAGCTATCTACTCTCGCGGCTCACATCCCGCTCGCTGCGCACCATCACAACCCTGGCCACCCAACTGGGCCGGGGAGACTACGGCCGGCGGATTCCGGTCATCACCCGCGATGAAGTCGGCGAACTCGCCCGCGTCATGAATGAAATGGCTTCGCAGATCGAACGGAACCTGGCGCGGATCTCGGCGGAGAAAAACCGGCTCGACACCATCCTCCGCGGAATGGGCGAGGGGCTGATGGTGAGCGATGCCGGGGGAACCGTGACTCTCGTGAACCCGGCTTTTCTTGAGCTCTTCGGCCTCACCCAGAGCGTGGAAGGGAGACAGATCATCGAAATCGCCCGGTTCCCCGAGCTGCATGAAACGTTCAGGGCCGTGGTGTCGTCCCGCAGCGAACACGTGGAGGAGATGACGCTTCCCCTGGGGGACGAAAAGCAGGTGCTGACCCACTGGGTGCCGCTCATGGAAGAGGACGAACTGCGCGGCGTGGTGGCGGTGTTCCACGACATTTCGGACCTGAAACGGCTTGAGGTTGTCCGCCGCGACTTCGTGGCCAATGTATCCCACGAACTCAGGACGCCGGTGACGGTCATCAAGGGATATGCCGAGGCCCTGGCCGGCGGACTCGTGGAGGAAGACCCGGAACGGGCCGGGCGTTTCCTTGAGATTATTTGCAGTCACTCGGAACGACTCGCCGATCTGATCCGCGATCTCCTCACCCTTTCACAGCTGGAATCGGGAGGACTCCAGCTGGAGCTGACCCAGATCCACCTGGACCGTGCGGTCTCCCACGCGGCGGGGCTGCTGGAGCAGAAGGCCGCACGGAAGGAGATCGTCATCGACATCTCGGCCCTGGCAGGCGCTCCACCGGTACTGGCCGACCCGGGACGGCTGGAGCAGGTCCTCATCAACCTCATGGACAATGCCCTCAAGTACACGCCGCCCGGAGGAACCATCACCCTCAGTGCCGATGAGGCGGACGGGATGGTGAGGGTGTCGGTTCACGACACCGGCATCGGCATCCCCCCCAAGGACCTGCCGCGCATCTTTGAGAGGTTCTACCGGGTGGATGCCGCCCGCAGCCGCGACGAGGGGGGGACCGGCCTCGGCCTTTCCATCGTGAAGCACATCATCCAGCTCCACGGCGGAAGCATCACTGTCGAGAGCGAGCACGGCAAAGGCACAACCTTCCGGTTCACCCTGCGCAAGACCTGA
- a CDS encoding PstS family phosphate ABC transporter substrate-binding protein produces MKKLTLGGKIGRITPALAAAVMGLTITASPVLAADKLVKIDGSSTVYPITEAVAEEFQKAKRGAVKVTVGISGTGGGFKKFCRGEIDLSGASRPILKKEMEACKQAGIQYIELPVAYDALTVVVNPQNTWVKSMTVDELKKIWEPAAQGKITKWNQVNPAWPNQPLKLFGPGADSGTFDYFTEAVVGKAKSSRGDFTASEDDNVLVQGVSRDRGGLGYFGYAYYAENSKKLKAVPIVEKAGKPAVSPSIDTVKNGSYQPLSRPIFIYVNAKSVDKPEVKEFVDFYLNQAPKLSKAVKYVPLPDKAYALAKSNFAKKKTGTGFGGEPEVGVSVEELLQREGKH; encoded by the coding sequence ATGAAAAAACTCACGTTGGGCGGAAAGATCGGCCGGATTACCCCTGCCCTGGCGGCCGCCGTCATGGGCCTCACGATCACGGCGAGTCCGGTCCTTGCCGCGGACAAACTCGTGAAGATCGACGGGTCCAGCACCGTCTACCCCATCACCGAGGCGGTTGCCGAGGAATTCCAGAAGGCCAAGAGAGGCGCCGTCAAGGTAACGGTCGGCATTTCCGGCACCGGCGGCGGGTTCAAGAAGTTTTGCCGCGGCGAGATTGACCTATCCGGAGCCTCCCGCCCCATCCTCAAGAAGGAGATGGAAGCGTGCAAGCAGGCTGGTATCCAGTACATCGAGCTGCCCGTAGCCTATGACGCCCTCACCGTGGTGGTGAACCCCCAGAACACCTGGGTCAAGAGCATGACCGTGGACGAGCTCAAGAAGATTTGGGAGCCCGCCGCCCAGGGGAAGATCACGAAGTGGAACCAGGTCAACCCCGCGTGGCCGAACCAACCCCTCAAGCTCTTCGGGCCGGGCGCCGACTCGGGCACCTTCGACTACTTCACCGAGGCGGTGGTGGGCAAGGCCAAATCCAGCCGCGGCGACTTTACCGCCAGCGAAGACGACAACGTGCTCGTGCAGGGCGTGTCCCGCGACAGGGGTGGACTGGGCTACTTCGGCTATGCCTACTACGCCGAGAACAGCAAGAAGCTCAAGGCAGTTCCCATTGTTGAGAAGGCTGGCAAGCCGGCGGTTTCCCCGTCCATTGACACCGTCAAGAACGGCAGCTACCAGCCCCTGTCCCGTCCCATCTTCATCTACGTGAACGCCAAGTCGGTGGACAAGCCCGAGGTGAAGGAATTCGTAGACTTCTACCTGAATCAGGCGCCGAAGCTCTCCAAAGCAGTCAAGTACGTGCCGCTTCCCGACAAGGCCTATGCCCTTGCCAAGTCGAACTTCGCCAAGAAGAAGACCGGCACCGGTTTCGGCGGGGAGCCTGAAGTGGGTGTCTCGGTGGAGGAACTCCTCCAGCGCGAAGGAAAGCACTGA
- a CDS encoding Tim44 domain-containing protein has product MISRMMVRVVTVAFALSLVAVACHEAEARAGGGRSFGSRGTRTYRPPTRTVDPAPASRPQPAPAVPQTFPQQRQGGSFLRSMAGGIVGGLLGGMLFRSLGFAGPGAGGVGLFDILLIGGILYLVYRFVASRRREAAATAGRAPDWSREEPVTPQQYRYGQPAESVPAAGADSGLAHVRQMDGSFSEEQFRQLAQDVFFRVQGAWTRRDLSSAREVLAPEMERALQGDVAELKARGQVNRLENIAVRQVELVEAWQEEGCDFITVRFLANLLDYTTDEEGRVLSGSDREPVKFEEFWTFTRPVGPNPWKLSAIQQA; this is encoded by the coding sequence ATGATTTCACGCATGATGGTTCGAGTGGTTACGGTGGCCTTTGCCCTGTCGCTGGTGGCGGTGGCCTGTCACGAGGCCGAGGCCCGTGCGGGCGGCGGCCGCTCCTTCGGCAGCCGCGGCACGCGCACCTACCGGCCTCCGACCCGGACGGTGGACCCGGCTCCCGCCTCCCGGCCCCAGCCGGCCCCTGCTGTTCCCCAGACCTTTCCCCAGCAGCGGCAGGGTGGCAGTTTCCTCCGCAGCATGGCCGGCGGTATCGTGGGGGGCCTGCTCGGCGGCATGCTCTTCCGCAGTCTCGGTTTCGCGGGCCCCGGTGCGGGCGGCGTGGGGCTTTTCGATATCCTGCTGATCGGCGGAATCCTCTATCTGGTCTATCGTTTCGTGGCGTCGCGGCGCCGTGAAGCCGCGGCCACGGCCGGCCGCGCACCCGACTGGAGTCGCGAGGAGCCGGTGACGCCACAGCAGTATCGCTACGGGCAACCCGCGGAATCCGTCCCCGCAGCCGGGGCCGACTCGGGGCTGGCCCATGTCCGCCAGATGGATGGGTCGTTCAGTGAGGAACAGTTCCGTCAACTGGCCCAGGATGTCTTTTTCCGGGTCCAGGGGGCGTGGACGCGGCGCGATCTCTCGTCGGCGCGGGAGGTTCTCGCCCCTGAGATGGAGCGGGCGCTCCAGGGCGACGTGGCTGAACTCAAGGCGCGGGGTCAGGTGAATCGGCTGGAGAATATCGCCGTGCGTCAGGTGGAGCTCGTGGAGGCCTGGCAGGAGGAAGGCTGTGACTTTATTACGGTCCGTTTCCTGGCCAATCTTCTCGACTACACCACGGACGAGGAGGGACGGGTTCTCTCCGGCAGCGACCGGGAGCCGGTGAAGTTCGAGGAGTTTTGGACCTTTACCCGGCCCGTGGGGCCGAATCCCTGGAAGCTGTCGGCGATCCAGCAGGCCTGA
- the pstA gene encoding phosphate ABC transporter permease PstA, translating into MQQSVTEIRRLIARHKFWDYVFAIVGLICLLVGILTLMGLFAQLVADGAPRLKPHFFTSFPSRFPEEAGILSAWVGTILVMLVTAFVAVPLGVAAGVYLEEYAPKNWLTAIIEINVTNLAGVPSIVFGLLALGLFVYQLNFGQSILSAGLTLALLILPIVIVATRESLRAVPGSIREAAYALGATRWQMVSNHVLPYSSSGILTGVIIGLSRAIGETAPVITIGALTFIAFLPHSPISGQFPFISFEWLKDPFTVMPIQMFNWTSRPEEEFQLNAAAAGVVLLAMTLAMNAVAIFLRYHIRKKIKW; encoded by the coding sequence ATGCAACAGTCCGTTACGGAAATCAGGCGGCTCATCGCCCGCCACAAGTTCTGGGATTACGTGTTCGCCATCGTGGGTCTCATCTGCCTGCTGGTGGGGATTCTCACCCTCATGGGGCTGTTCGCCCAACTGGTGGCGGACGGCGCGCCGCGGCTGAAGCCCCACTTCTTCACCTCCTTCCCCTCGCGCTTCCCTGAGGAGGCGGGGATTCTCTCGGCCTGGGTCGGCACCATCCTGGTCATGCTGGTGACCGCCTTCGTGGCGGTGCCGCTGGGAGTCGCCGCCGGCGTCTACCTGGAAGAGTACGCTCCCAAGAACTGGCTCACGGCCATTATCGAGATCAACGTGACGAACCTGGCCGGGGTCCCCTCCATCGTCTTCGGCCTGCTGGCTCTCGGTCTCTTCGTCTACCAGTTGAACTTCGGCCAGAGCATCCTGTCCGCCGGCCTCACCCTGGCGCTGCTGATCCTGCCGATCGTGATCGTGGCCACCCGGGAATCGCTACGCGCCGTGCCCGGCAGCATCCGCGAGGCGGCCTATGCCCTGGGCGCCACCCGCTGGCAGATGGTTTCCAATCACGTGCTCCCCTACTCTTCATCCGGCATTCTCACGGGGGTAATTATCGGCCTGTCGCGGGCCATCGGCGAGACGGCGCCGGTCATCACCATCGGGGCACTAACCTTCATCGCGTTTCTGCCCCATTCGCCGATTTCCGGCCAGTTTCCCTTCATCAGCTTCGAATGGCTCAAGGATCCGTTCACGGTCATGCCGATCCAGATGTTCAACTGGACCTCCCGGCCGGAGGAGGAGTTCCAGCTCAACGCGGCGGCAGCCGGCGTGGTGCTCCTGGCCATGACCCTGGCCATGAACGCGGTGGCGATCTTTCTCCGCTACCATATCCGTAAAAAGATCAAGTGGTGA
- the phoU gene encoding phosphate signaling complex protein PhoU, with the protein MEKEHIFKQYDAELNEIRTRLLEMGGKVEKMITDAMKALVDRDSDLARRIIAMDHEINHLEMDIDEKCLQVLARRQPAGRDLRFLTLALKIVTDLERIGDQCTSVAKRAVELNEEPPLKPYIDLPRMANWAGVMVKESLDAFVTGDEKLAIKVCRDDEFVDGLNDQIQRELLTFMIEDPTTISRALKISYISKYLERIADHATNVAEMVIFMIKGKDIRHTTPPTDPQ; encoded by the coding sequence ATGGAAAAAGAACATATCTTCAAGCAGTACGATGCAGAACTGAACGAGATCCGCACCCGCCTTCTGGAGATGGGGGGCAAAGTGGAAAAGATGATCACCGACGCCATGAAGGCCTTGGTGGACCGGGATTCCGACCTGGCGCGCCGGATCATCGCCATGGATCACGAGATCAATCACCTGGAGATGGACATCGACGAAAAGTGCCTCCAGGTCCTAGCACGGCGCCAGCCGGCCGGCCGCGACCTCCGCTTTCTCACCCTGGCGCTCAAAATCGTCACGGACCTGGAGCGGATCGGCGACCAGTGCACCAGCGTGGCAAAGCGGGCCGTGGAGCTGAACGAGGAGCCGCCCCTCAAACCCTACATCGACCTGCCCCGCATGGCCAACTGGGCCGGGGTGATGGTGAAGGAGTCGCTGGACGCGTTCGTGACCGGCGATGAAAAGCTGGCCATCAAGGTCTGCCGCGACGACGAATTCGTGGACGGCCTCAACGACCAGATCCAACGGGAACTGCTCACCTTCATGATCGAGGACCCGACAACCATCAGCCGGGCCCTGAAGATCAGCTACATCTCCAAGTATCTGGAACGGATCGCCGACCACGCCACCAACGTGGCCGAAATGGTCATCTTCATGATCAAGGGGAAGGACATCCGCCACACGACGCCTCCCACGGACCCCCAGTAA
- a CDS encoding response regulator encodes MKTILIIEDERDLADLVAFNLEKEGYRTLTALDGANGLELARSQPPDLILLDLMLPGMMGMEVCKILKKSEKTAHIPVIMLTARGEEIDRVVGFEVGADDYVVKPFSTRELLLRVKAVLRRSLPDKPEGKVINVGPVTIDTERHMVAVEGDDVTLTTTEFKLLLNLAERLGRVQSRDLLLKNVWGYNYVGDTRTVDTHITRLRTKLGQAGELIKTVRGFGYKMEE; translated from the coding sequence ATGAAAACGATACTTATCATCGAAGACGAGCGCGACCTGGCCGATCTGGTGGCCTTCAACCTTGAAAAAGAAGGGTATCGGACCCTCACGGCACTGGATGGCGCGAACGGCCTGGAATTGGCCCGCAGCCAGCCCCCCGACCTGATCCTGCTGGACCTGATGCTGCCGGGAATGATGGGGATGGAGGTCTGCAAAATCCTCAAGAAGTCGGAAAAGACCGCCCATATCCCGGTCATCATGCTGACGGCACGCGGCGAGGAGATCGACCGTGTGGTCGGCTTCGAGGTCGGGGCCGACGACTACGTGGTAAAACCCTTCTCTACCCGCGAGTTGCTGCTCAGGGTGAAAGCGGTGCTGCGCCGCTCCCTCCCCGACAAGCCGGAAGGAAAGGTCATCAATGTCGGGCCGGTGACGATCGATACGGAGCGTCACATGGTGGCCGTGGAGGGAGATGATGTCACCCTGACCACGACCGAGTTCAAACTTCTGCTGAACCTTGCCGAGCGGCTCGGTCGGGTCCAGAGCCGCGACCTCCTTCTCAAAAACGTGTGGGGATATAATTACGTGGGAGACACCCGCACGGTGGATACTCATATCACCCGCCTGCGGACGAAGCTGGGACAGGCCGGAGAGCTGATCAAGACCGTCCGCGGCTTCGGCTACAAGATGGAGGAATAG
- the pstC gene encoding phosphate ABC transporter permease subunit PstC has translation MDNKHMNTSSPDTTLSLTECISSAEASRRLAHKRSRHLKERLVEFVLFLAAFSSVATTFAIVAILVYESIPLFKHVSLVEFLTDPQWTPLFDDAHFGIMPLVSGTLVTTGVALSVCIPMGTIIAIYLSEFAPHKVRETVKPFLELLGAVPTVVFGYFALIVVTPLLQKVMPDLPGFNMLSAGLVMGIMIIPYVSSVSEDAMRAVPMHLREGSYAMGATRFQTAVRVVVPSAFSGIAAAYILGISRAVGETMIVAIAAGMQPTLTWKPTESASTISSYIVQVALGDLPHGSIGYQSIFAAGLTLMVMTLVFNIIGYWLKKRFREVY, from the coding sequence ATGGATAACAAACACATGAACACTTCATCTCCCGACACGACCCTCAGCCTGACGGAGTGCATCTCCTCCGCCGAGGCATCCAGGCGACTCGCCCACAAGCGGAGCCGTCACCTGAAGGAGCGGCTGGTAGAGTTCGTCCTCTTCCTGGCGGCCTTCTCCTCGGTGGCGACCACCTTCGCCATCGTGGCGATCCTGGTCTACGAGTCGATCCCGCTCTTCAAGCATGTCTCACTGGTGGAGTTCCTCACCGACCCCCAATGGACGCCGCTGTTCGACGATGCCCACTTCGGCATAATGCCGCTGGTTTCAGGCACCCTGGTGACGACCGGCGTGGCCCTGTCGGTCTGTATCCCCATGGGGACCATCATCGCCATCTACCTGAGCGAGTTCGCGCCCCACAAGGTCCGCGAGACGGTCAAGCCGTTTCTTGAGCTCCTGGGAGCGGTACCGACGGTGGTCTTCGGTTACTTCGCCCTGATCGTGGTGACCCCCCTGCTCCAGAAGGTAATGCCCGACCTGCCCGGCTTCAACATGCTCTCGGCGGGCCTCGTCATGGGGATCATGATCATCCCCTACGTGAGCTCCGTGAGCGAGGATGCCATGCGGGCGGTGCCGATGCACCTGCGGGAAGGTTCCTACGCCATGGGGGCCACCCGGTTCCAGACCGCGGTCAGGGTGGTGGTGCCGAGCGCCTTCTCCGGCATAGCCGCGGCCTATATCCTGGGCATCTCCCGGGCCGTGGGCGAGACCATGATCGTGGCCATTGCCGCAGGCATGCAGCCGACCCTCACCTGGAAGCCGACCGAGTCCGCCTCAACCATCAGCTCCTATATCGTGCAGGTAGCTCTGGGTGATCTTCCCCACGGCAGCATCGGCTACCAGTCGATCTTCGCCGCCGGACTCACCCTGATGGTGATGACCCTGGTGTTCAACATCATTGGCTACTGGCTCAAAAAGCGGTTCCGGGAGGTCTACTGA
- the pstB gene encoding phosphate ABC transporter ATP-binding protein PstB, giving the protein MSASVQPVLKAESKNLNFYYGDFKALKGISLPVHDKRITALIGPSGCGKSTFLRCFNRMHDLYPGNRYDGEITLNPDGVNILSPKVDPIEVRMRISMVFQKPNPFPKSIFENVAYGLRVRGISKRSVLEEKVEEALTNAAIWNEVKDRLSDLAFNLSGGQQQRLCIARALAIDPEIMLFDEPTSALDPIATANIEELMAELKERFTILIVTHNMQQAARVSDFTAFLYLGEVVEFNDTKKIFTTPDNPRTEDYITGRFG; this is encoded by the coding sequence ATGTCAGCATCTGTCCAGCCTGTACTCAAGGCCGAATCGAAAAATCTGAACTTCTACTACGGCGACTTCAAGGCCCTGAAGGGAATCTCCCTTCCGGTCCATGACAAAAGAATCACTGCCCTGATCGGCCCTTCCGGGTGCGGCAAATCGACGTTTCTGCGGTGCTTCAACCGGATGCACGACCTCTACCCCGGCAATCGCTACGACGGTGAAATCACCCTCAACCCCGACGGGGTGAACATCCTCTCCCCCAAGGTGGACCCCATCGAGGTCCGGATGCGGATCAGCATGGTGTTCCAGAAGCCGAACCCGTTCCCCAAATCGATCTTCGAGAATGTGGCCTATGGCCTGCGGGTGCGCGGCATCTCCAAGCGGAGCGTGCTTGAGGAGAAGGTGGAGGAGGCCCTCACTAACGCCGCCATCTGGAATGAGGTGAAGGACCGGCTGAGCGATCTGGCCTTCAACCTGTCAGGGGGCCAGCAGCAGCGGCTCTGCATCGCCCGGGCACTGGCCATCGACCCGGAGATCATGCTGTTCGACGAGCCCACCTCGGCGCTGGACCCCATTGCCACGGCAAATATTGAAGAATTGATGGCCGAGCTCAAGGAGCGGTTCACGATCCTCATCGTGACCCACAACATGCAGCAGGCCGCCCGGGTATCAGATTTCACCGCATTCCTGTACCTGGGCGAAGTCGTGGAATTCAACGACACAAAGAAGATCTTCACCACCCCCGACAATCCCCGCACCGAGGATTACATTACCGGACGGTTCGGGTAG
- a CDS encoding GH3 family domain-containing protein, with the protein MIRSSIDLMLKTGAAALAKNFENRDPIAGQREILARLVVAAAVTRFGRDHGFAELAGEPFDRLYAEFRRRVPIRTYADFWRDYFSAWQSDANGSQRLLLEDVTWPGRIPFFCETSGTTAPTKYIPFSREMFAANKRAAIDLTACYLHRTPRSRLFQGKLLYMAGNTSLTDLGNGVQSGDMSGITLRHRPFYLRPFVAPGMAVSALPWEEKVVELAGLLLSDRSIRGISGVPPWIILLLQRVEEMGHRPIAELLPNLELIIHGGTSMKPYRREFDGLFPRRRPHFLEVLPSSEAFMAFQLPGEDRMRLVPHYGAFFEFIPIEDLDEGGTPAADAPTVPLEAVETGRRYAVILTTCAGLWRYHIGDTLRFTALSPHFIEFTGRDRFLDRFEEKVTQGEVEEAVARLNQLDGIEVREFMVGPDIGERRHLWVLAVGEMNERSGDVLGRHLDATLRSLNADYATFRSQGRIAGPRVVTVSGDVIYRWSKEVRGKLGGQSKIPHVDPTVEGEMVASLAAFADGFRPAGSPTASRDSAPRAG; encoded by the coding sequence ATGATCAGGTCAAGCATCGACCTGATGCTCAAGACCGGGGCCGCGGCCCTGGCAAAGAACTTCGAGAACAGGGATCCGATTGCCGGTCAGCGGGAAATCCTCGCCCGACTCGTGGTAGCGGCCGCCGTCACCCGCTTCGGCCGCGACCATGGCTTCGCGGAACTGGCAGGAGAGCCCTTCGACCGTCTCTATGCGGAATTCCGGCGCCGGGTGCCGATCCGCACCTATGCCGACTTCTGGCGCGACTATTTCTCGGCGTGGCAGAGCGATGCCAACGGCAGCCAACGGCTCCTGCTGGAGGACGTGACCTGGCCCGGCAGGATTCCCTTTTTCTGCGAGACCTCCGGCACCACGGCGCCCACCAAATACATCCCCTTTTCTCGGGAGATGTTCGCCGCCAACAAGCGGGCCGCCATTGATCTCACCGCCTGCTACCTGCACCGCACCCCCCGAAGCCGCCTGTTCCAGGGAAAGCTCCTCTACATGGCCGGCAACACCAGCCTCACCGATCTGGGCAATGGGGTGCAAAGCGGCGACATGAGCGGCATCACCCTGCGCCATCGCCCCTTCTACCTGCGCCCCTTCGTGGCGCCGGGCATGGCGGTGTCGGCCCTGCCCTGGGAAGAAAAAGTGGTGGAACTGGCGGGGCTTCTGTTGTCGGACCGCTCCATCCGGGGCATCTCCGGCGTTCCTCCCTGGATCATCCTCCTCCTGCAGCGGGTTGAAGAGATGGGGCACCGCCCCATTGCCGAGCTCCTTCCCAACCTGGAACTGATCATCCACGGGGGAACGAGCATGAAACCGTACCGCCGCGAATTCGACGGCCTCTTTCCCCGACGCCGGCCCCATTTCCTGGAGGTGCTCCCCTCCTCCGAGGCGTTCATGGCCTTCCAACTGCCGGGCGAGGACCGGATGCGGCTCGTGCCCCACTACGGCGCCTTCTTCGAGTTCATCCCCATCGAGGACCTCGACGAGGGGGGGACACCGGCCGCCGACGCGCCGACGGTTCCCCTGGAGGCGGTGGAGACCGGCCGGCGCTACGCCGTTATCCTCACCACCTGTGCGGGACTGTGGCGTTACCACATCGGCGACACCCTGCGTTTCACCGCCCTGTCCCCCCACTTCATCGAATTCACGGGACGGGACCGGTTTCTGGACCGGTTCGAGGAAAAGGTGACTCAGGGGGAGGTGGAGGAAGCGGTGGCCCGGCTCAACCAACTGGACGGGATCGAGGTAAGGGAGTTCATGGTGGGCCCCGACATCGGGGAACGGCGCCACCTGTGGGTACTGGCGGTGGGCGAAATGAACGAGCGGAGCGGCGACGTCCTGGGGAGACACCTGGACGCCACGCTCCGCTCGCTGAATGCCGATTACGCCACGTTCCGGAGCCAGGGACGGATCGCCGGGCCCCGGGTCGTGACGGTGAGCGGGGATGTTATCTACCGCTGGTCCAAAGAGGTGCGCGGCAAGCTGGGGGGACAGAGCAAGATCCCCCACGTGGACCCCACGGTGGAAGGTGAAATGGTGGCAAGCCTTGCGGCCTTTGCCGACGGTTTCAGGCCTGCTGGATCGCCGACAGCTTCCAGGGATTCGGCCCCACGGGCCGGGTAA